One genomic region from Anguilla rostrata isolate EN2019 chromosome 2, ASM1855537v3, whole genome shotgun sequence encodes:
- the gpatch8 gene encoding G patch domain-containing protein 8 isoform X4: MLRRLHELAEQRKQQDCALGSGPMFKPTTVAVDGESNEEGAQNPEGVPVSDCVAEGSPQEDNALSNAPSSPKQSSAVGSAVTRNSSSPSPTVSLMPKVSVSFSLAKKAPVKLETAAAVFADHGEEAQAEEGQEEEEAAAATGTPRAASTENPVEEEPQPPDEGSSLASTLSKLKMMMKKDEGFSGQEPQYYHYMPPAHCRVKPKFQFLVFMKASNQSSDNEGEGTAVATTADPAGKKADAGEAKTEKEPDKADGTEAVEPATSSAGVKTEPAAEQPPAAPPAATSEDCSRKAGEPHTGPRLPASPFFPVLSKDESTTLQWPTELLEFTQAQPSLSYSCNPLYFDFKLSRNRGARAGRAPRPADPNAKPAKSEGAGPEGVKQELAQGASEAEVPGPSADSKENPTVKDGSTEGKDEEKTPQKSSSKKKKKKKKKKHKKSGKHSKRKEKEAAEGEAETEAPGEKSKKKKKHKRKKSKTQAPDDKGGEEEDDSGAGAGASGAADGSASGKRKRQKDEPQKPESKEREGGGGGGKGPPKSGSAEGHCSAKRHKPDPSATASSTAASTSAQKRSSSGSGRGSRQASSESEDGGSSHRSHRNSTPRQQHRHYSEEEDSERSRSRSSRRQGRGPSSHSQSYSSSSERSSAGSSRYSRRSRSYSDSYSDYSDSGRRRSKHSSGSDYGRRSGSRRHGGRRRRYTSSSSEADSSRSRSRGRRSRRRRHRRSSSRSSSSSGTPRSWRRSSYSRSHSSASRSSSSAKGSSARRRAGSGHRRDFSRSRIYRSQSPRSSSRGPARKDPSRNSNSSSSLHRGGGPGKAASGGAGERNSLTARQLLEKVQSRKGPDEAAPGAKPGIKLKDPPQGYFGPKLPPTLGNKAMLPLFGKHPMGKKSPLLSLRRPEEVEKEAAGKGAESGAEVILVEPIREFPPPPPPPQPPQQQIEDAAQKAVVAAAAAQNAVQLPAPETQALPEPRLFERDPGMLVQPYPAEPGQEVPNPVLESLLPDMQHHVPQQHPMHPYPGYPHPGLEEEDMGMEEDDDSSLAPLESQPITFTPEEMEKYSKLQQAAQQHIQQQLLAKQVKSFPSAAAAAAAALPANLAPAPPPPTLQQIHIQQPTASPSATSITTVQHALLQHHAATAAAIGIHPHAQHPHAHQLAQVHHIPQHHLTPISLSPLGHSLGHSLGHSLIPAHHTAFLSGQPIHIIPASALHHTPLALHHVPHAALYPTLFAPRPNAAAAAAALHLHPLLHPIFSGQDLQHPPNHGS, translated from the exons ATGCTGCGGCGGCTGCACGAGCTGGCGGAGCAGAGGAAGCAGCAGGACTG TGCACTTGGTAGCGGCCCCATGTTTAAGCCCACCACTGTGGCAGTTGACGGGGAGAGCAACGAGGAGGGCGCCCAAAACCCAGAGGGAGTGCCCGTCTCAGACTGCGTGGCAGAGGGGTCTCCGCAGGAGGACAACGCCCTGTCCAACGCTCCATCGTCACCTAAGCAATCGTCAGCAGTCGGCTCCGCTGTAACCCGGaacagctcctccccctcccccaccgttTCCCTCATGCCCAAGGTCAGCGTGTCCTTCTCCTTGGCCAAGAAGGCTCCGGTCAAGCTGGAGACGGCAGCCGCTGTGTTTGCCGATCATGGCGAGGAGGCCCAGGCAGAGGAGGGCCAAGAAGaagaggaggcggcggcggccacGGGGACCCCCAGAGCAGCCAGCACAGAGAACCCCGTCGAGGAGGAGCCGCAGCCGCCTGACGAGGGCAGCTCTCTGGCCTCCACGCTCTCTAagctgaagatgatgatgaagaaggaTGAAGGCTTCTCTGGGCAGGAGCCTCAGTACTATCACTACATGCCCCCAGCCCACTGCCGGGTCAAGCCCAAATTCCAGTTCCTTGTTTTCATGAAGGCGTCGAACCAGAGCAGCGACAACGAGGGCGAAGGGACGGCTGTGGCTACCACGGCCGACCCAGCAGGCAAGAAGGCCGACGCCGGGGAGGCCAAGACTGAGAAGGAGCCCGATAAGGCTGATGGAACGGAAGCCGTGGAGCCCGCGACCTCCTCGGCTGGAGTGAAGACGGAGCCAGCGGCCGAGCAACCCCCCGCTGCGCCGCCCGCGGCTACTTCAGAAGACTGCAGCCGGAAGGCCGGGGAGCCCCACACAGGCCCCCGCCTCCCTGCTAGCCCCTTCTTCCCTGTACTGAGTAAAGACGAAAGCACCACGCTTCAGTGGCCCACTGAGCTGCTGGAGTTCACGCAAGCTCAGCCCTCGCTCTCCTACAGCTGCAATCCCCTTTACTTCGACTTCAAGCTCTCCCGAAACAGAGGGGCCCGTGCTGGGAGGGCTCCCCGCCCCGCGGATCCCAACGCCAAACCGGCCAAGTCCGAAGGGGCTGGTCCGGAAGGGGTCAAGCAAGAGCTCGCCCAAGGGGCGAGTGAGGCGGAGGTTCCGGGGCCCAGCGCAGACAGCAAAGAGAACCCCACAGTGAAGGATGGGAGCACCGAGGGAAAGGATGAGGAGAAGACCCCACAGAAAAGCAGCagcaagaaaaagaagaagaagaagaaaaagaagcatAAGAAGTCCGGCAAGCACTcgaagaggaaggagaaagaggcagctgagggagaggcagagaccGAGGCCCCGGGAGAAaaatcaaagaagaagaaaaagcacaaGCGAAAGAAAAGTAAGACCCAAGCACCCGACGacaagggaggagaggaggaggacgatTCGGGAGCAGGGGCTGGGGCTTCAGGAGCTGCGGATGGGTCTGCTTCAGGGAAGAGGAAGCGGCAGAAGGATGAACCCCAAAAGCCAGAGTcgaaggagagggaaggaggaggaggaggagggaaaggcCCCCCGAAATCCGGCTCGGCGGAAGGACACTGCAGTGCCAAGCGGCACAAGCCTGACCCCAGCGCCACAGCATCCAGCACCGCTGCCTCCACCTCCGCCCAGAAACGCTCGAGCAGTGGGAGCGGGCGGGGCAGCAGGCAGGCCAGCAGCGAGAGCGAGGACGGGGGCTCCTCCCACCGCTCCCACCGAAACTCCACGCCCcggcagcagcacaggcactaCAGCGAGGAGGAGGACTCTGAGCGCTCCCGCAGCCGGTCCTCCCGTCGCCAGGGGCGCGGCCCCTCCTCGCACAGCCAGTCCTACTCCAGCAGCTCGGAGCGCTCCTCGGCGGGCAGCAGCCGCTACAGCCGCCGCAGCCGCAGCTACTCCGACAGCTACAGTGACTACAGCGACAGCGGGCGCCGCCGCTCGAAGCACTCCTCCGGCTCGGACTACGGCCGGCGCAGCGGGAGCCGTCGCCACGGCGGCCGCCGCCGTCgctacacctcctcctcctcggagGCGGACTCCAGTCGGTCGCGGAGCCGCGGGCGGCGGAGCAGGCGTCGGCGTCACCGGCGCAGCAGCTCCcgcagctccagcagcagcggcaCGCCGCGCTCCTGGAGGCGCAGCAGCTACAGCCGCAGCCACAGCTCGGCCAGCcgctcctccagctccgccaAGGGCTCCtccgcccgccgccgcgccggCTCGGGCCACCGCCGCGACTTCAGCCGCTCCCGCATCTACCGCTCCCAGTCGccccgctcctcctcccgcGGCCCCGCCCGCAAGGACCCGTCCCGCAACAGCAACTCCTCGTCCTCCCTGCACAGGGGCGGCGGGCCGGGGAAGGCCGCTTCGGGGGGCGCGGGGGAGCGGAACTCCCTGACCGCCAGGCAACTGCTGGAGAAGGTGCAGTCCCGCAAGGGTCCGGACGAGGCCGCGCCGGGAGCCAAGCCGGGCATCAAGCTGAAGGACCCCCCGCAGGGATACTTCGGGCCCAAGCTGCCCCCTACCTTGGGGAACAAAGCGATGCTGCCCCTGTTTGGGAAGCATCCGATGGGCAAGAAGTCCCCGCTGCTCTCCCTGCGGAGGCCGGAGGAGGTGGAAAAGGAGGCCGCGGGAAAGGGCGCGGAGTCCGGGGCCGAGGTGATCCTCGTGGAGCCCATCCGGGAGttcccgcccccgccgccccctccccagccgCCGCAGCAGCAGATTGAGGATGCCGCGCAGAaggcggtggtggcggcggcggcggcgcagaACGCGGTGCAGCTCCCCGCCCCGGAGACGCAGGCGCTGCCGGAGCCACGGCTGTTCGAGCGGGACCCCGGCATGCTGGTGCAACCGTACCCCGCCGAGCCCGGGCAAGAGGTACCCAACCCCGTGCTGGAGTCCCTCCTGCCCGACATGCAGCACCACGTGCCCCAGCAGCACCCCATGCACCCCTACCCCGGGTACCCGCACCCGGgcttggaggaggaggacatgGGCATGGAGGAGGACGACGACTCCTCCCTGGCTCCCCTGGAGAGCCAGCCCATCACCTTCACCCCGGAGGAGATGGAGAAGTACAGCAAGCTTCAGCAGGCCGCCCAGCAGCAcatccagcagcagctgctggccaAGCAGGTCAAGAGCTTCCCGTCCGCGGCGGCCGCAGCCGCGGCGGCGCTCCCCGCCAACCTCGCTCCGgcaccgccccctcccaccctgcagCAAATCCACATCCAGCAGCCGACCGCCTCCCCTTCCGCCACCTCCATCACCACCGTGCAGCACGCCCTCCTGCAGCACCACGCCGCCACCGCGGCCGCCATCGGCATCCACCCCCACGCGCAGCACCCGCACGCTCACCAGCTGGCCCAGGTGCACCACATCCCCCAGCACCACCTCACCCCCATCTCCCTTTCGCCGCTGGGCCACTCGCTGGGCCACTCCCTGGGCCACTCGCTCATTCCCGCTCACCACACCGCCTTCCTCTCTGGACAGCCCATCCACATCATCCCTGCCTCCGCCCTCCACCACACCCCGCTGGCCCTGCACCACGTCCCGCACGCTGCCCTCTACCCCACTCTCTTTGCGCCCCGGCCCAatgccgccgctgccgccgccgctctGCACTTGCACCCCCTGCTGCACCCCATTTTCTCGGGACAGgacctccagcacccccccaacCACGGCTCCTGA
- the gpatch8 gene encoding G patch domain-containing protein 8 isoform X2, with translation MQGRTDPVPIILKYDVMGMGRMEMELDYAEDATEKRRVLEVEKEDTEELRQKYKDYAEKEKAIAKALEDLRANFYCELCDKQYQKHQEFDNHINSYDHAHKQRLKELKQREFARNVSSRSRRDERKQEKMLRRLHELAEQRKQQDCALGSGPMFKPTTVAVDGESNEEGAQNPEGVPVSDCVAEGSPQEDNALSNAPSSPKQSSAVGSAVTRNSSSPSPTVSLMPKVSVSFSLAKKAPVKLETAAAVFADHGEEAQAEEGQEEEEAAAATGTPRAASTENPVEEEPQPPDEGSSLASTLSKLKMMMKKDEGFSGQEPQYYHYMPPAHCRVKPKFQFLVFMKASNQSSDNEGEGTAVATTADPAGKKADAGEAKTEKEPDKADGTEAVEPATSSAGVKTEPAAEQPPAAPPAATSEDCSRKAGEPHTGPRLPASPFFPVLSKDESTTLQWPTELLEFTQAQPSLSYSCNPLYFDFKLSRNRGARAGRAPRPADPNAKPAKSEGAGPEGVKQELAQGASEAEVPGPSADSKENPTVKDGSTEGKDEEKTPQKSSSKKKKKKKKKKHKKSGKHSKRKEKEAAEGEAETEAPGEKSKKKKKHKRKKSKTQAPDDKGGEEEDDSGAGAGASGAADGSASGKRKRQKDEPQKPESKEREGGGGGGKGPPKSGSAEGHCSAKRHKPDPSATASSTAASTSAQKRSSSGSGRGSRQASSESEDGGSSHRSHRNSTPRQQHRHYSEEEDSERSRSRSSRRQGRGPSSHSQSYSSSSERSSAGSSRYSRRSRSYSDSYSDYSDSGRRRSKHSSGSDYGRRSGSRRHGGRRRRYTSSSSEADSSRSRSRGRRSRRRRHRRSSSRSSSSSGTPRSWRRSSYSRSHSSASRSSSSAKGSSARRRAGSGHRRDFSRSRIYRSQSPRSSSRGPARKDPSRNSNSSSSLHRGGGPGKAASGGAGERNSLTARQLLEKVQSRKGPDEAAPGAKPGIKLKDPPQGYFGPKLPPTLGNKAMLPLFGKHPMGKKSPLLSLRRPEEVEKEAAGKGAESGAEVILVEPIREFPPPPPPPQPPQQQIEDAAQKAVVAAAAAQNAVQLPAPETQALPEPRLFERDPGMLVQPYPAEPGQEVPNPVLESLLPDMQHHVPQQHPMHPYPGYPHPGLEEEDMGMEEDDDSSLAPLESQPITFTPEEMEKYSKLQQAAQQHIQQQLLAKQVKSFPSAAAAAAAALPANLAPAPPPPTLQQIHIQQPTASPSATSITTVQHALLQHHAATAAAIGIHPHAQHPHAHQLAQVHHIPQHHLTPISLSPLGHSLGHSLGHSLIPAHHTAFLSGQPIHIIPASALHHTPLALHHVPHAALYPTLFAPRPNAAAAAAALHLHPLLHPIFSGQDLQHPPNHGS, from the exons AGGCTGAAGGAGCTGAAGCAGCGAGAGTTCGCGAGGAACGTGTCATCCCGCTCGCGCAGGGATGAGAGGAAGCAGGAGAAGATGCTGCGGCGGCTGCACGAGCTGGCGGAGCAGAGGAAGCAGCAGGACTG TGCACTTGGTAGCGGCCCCATGTTTAAGCCCACCACTGTGGCAGTTGACGGGGAGAGCAACGAGGAGGGCGCCCAAAACCCAGAGGGAGTGCCCGTCTCAGACTGCGTGGCAGAGGGGTCTCCGCAGGAGGACAACGCCCTGTCCAACGCTCCATCGTCACCTAAGCAATCGTCAGCAGTCGGCTCCGCTGTAACCCGGaacagctcctccccctcccccaccgttTCCCTCATGCCCAAGGTCAGCGTGTCCTTCTCCTTGGCCAAGAAGGCTCCGGTCAAGCTGGAGACGGCAGCCGCTGTGTTTGCCGATCATGGCGAGGAGGCCCAGGCAGAGGAGGGCCAAGAAGaagaggaggcggcggcggccacGGGGACCCCCAGAGCAGCCAGCACAGAGAACCCCGTCGAGGAGGAGCCGCAGCCGCCTGACGAGGGCAGCTCTCTGGCCTCCACGCTCTCTAagctgaagatgatgatgaagaaggaTGAAGGCTTCTCTGGGCAGGAGCCTCAGTACTATCACTACATGCCCCCAGCCCACTGCCGGGTCAAGCCCAAATTCCAGTTCCTTGTTTTCATGAAGGCGTCGAACCAGAGCAGCGACAACGAGGGCGAAGGGACGGCTGTGGCTACCACGGCCGACCCAGCAGGCAAGAAGGCCGACGCCGGGGAGGCCAAGACTGAGAAGGAGCCCGATAAGGCTGATGGAACGGAAGCCGTGGAGCCCGCGACCTCCTCGGCTGGAGTGAAGACGGAGCCAGCGGCCGAGCAACCCCCCGCTGCGCCGCCCGCGGCTACTTCAGAAGACTGCAGCCGGAAGGCCGGGGAGCCCCACACAGGCCCCCGCCTCCCTGCTAGCCCCTTCTTCCCTGTACTGAGTAAAGACGAAAGCACCACGCTTCAGTGGCCCACTGAGCTGCTGGAGTTCACGCAAGCTCAGCCCTCGCTCTCCTACAGCTGCAATCCCCTTTACTTCGACTTCAAGCTCTCCCGAAACAGAGGGGCCCGTGCTGGGAGGGCTCCCCGCCCCGCGGATCCCAACGCCAAACCGGCCAAGTCCGAAGGGGCTGGTCCGGAAGGGGTCAAGCAAGAGCTCGCCCAAGGGGCGAGTGAGGCGGAGGTTCCGGGGCCCAGCGCAGACAGCAAAGAGAACCCCACAGTGAAGGATGGGAGCACCGAGGGAAAGGATGAGGAGAAGACCCCACAGAAAAGCAGCagcaagaaaaagaagaagaagaagaaaaagaagcatAAGAAGTCCGGCAAGCACTcgaagaggaaggagaaagaggcagctgagggagaggcagagaccGAGGCCCCGGGAGAAaaatcaaagaagaagaaaaagcacaaGCGAAAGAAAAGTAAGACCCAAGCACCCGACGacaagggaggagaggaggaggacgatTCGGGAGCAGGGGCTGGGGCTTCAGGAGCTGCGGATGGGTCTGCTTCAGGGAAGAGGAAGCGGCAGAAGGATGAACCCCAAAAGCCAGAGTcgaaggagagggaaggaggaggaggaggagggaaaggcCCCCCGAAATCCGGCTCGGCGGAAGGACACTGCAGTGCCAAGCGGCACAAGCCTGACCCCAGCGCCACAGCATCCAGCACCGCTGCCTCCACCTCCGCCCAGAAACGCTCGAGCAGTGGGAGCGGGCGGGGCAGCAGGCAGGCCAGCAGCGAGAGCGAGGACGGGGGCTCCTCCCACCGCTCCCACCGAAACTCCACGCCCcggcagcagcacaggcactaCAGCGAGGAGGAGGACTCTGAGCGCTCCCGCAGCCGGTCCTCCCGTCGCCAGGGGCGCGGCCCCTCCTCGCACAGCCAGTCCTACTCCAGCAGCTCGGAGCGCTCCTCGGCGGGCAGCAGCCGCTACAGCCGCCGCAGCCGCAGCTACTCCGACAGCTACAGTGACTACAGCGACAGCGGGCGCCGCCGCTCGAAGCACTCCTCCGGCTCGGACTACGGCCGGCGCAGCGGGAGCCGTCGCCACGGCGGCCGCCGCCGTCgctacacctcctcctcctcggagGCGGACTCCAGTCGGTCGCGGAGCCGCGGGCGGCGGAGCAGGCGTCGGCGTCACCGGCGCAGCAGCTCCcgcagctccagcagcagcggcaCGCCGCGCTCCTGGAGGCGCAGCAGCTACAGCCGCAGCCACAGCTCGGCCAGCcgctcctccagctccgccaAGGGCTCCtccgcccgccgccgcgccggCTCGGGCCACCGCCGCGACTTCAGCCGCTCCCGCATCTACCGCTCCCAGTCGccccgctcctcctcccgcGGCCCCGCCCGCAAGGACCCGTCCCGCAACAGCAACTCCTCGTCCTCCCTGCACAGGGGCGGCGGGCCGGGGAAGGCCGCTTCGGGGGGCGCGGGGGAGCGGAACTCCCTGACCGCCAGGCAACTGCTGGAGAAGGTGCAGTCCCGCAAGGGTCCGGACGAGGCCGCGCCGGGAGCCAAGCCGGGCATCAAGCTGAAGGACCCCCCGCAGGGATACTTCGGGCCCAAGCTGCCCCCTACCTTGGGGAACAAAGCGATGCTGCCCCTGTTTGGGAAGCATCCGATGGGCAAGAAGTCCCCGCTGCTCTCCCTGCGGAGGCCGGAGGAGGTGGAAAAGGAGGCCGCGGGAAAGGGCGCGGAGTCCGGGGCCGAGGTGATCCTCGTGGAGCCCATCCGGGAGttcccgcccccgccgccccctccccagccgCCGCAGCAGCAGATTGAGGATGCCGCGCAGAaggcggtggtggcggcggcggcggcgcagaACGCGGTGCAGCTCCCCGCCCCGGAGACGCAGGCGCTGCCGGAGCCACGGCTGTTCGAGCGGGACCCCGGCATGCTGGTGCAACCGTACCCCGCCGAGCCCGGGCAAGAGGTACCCAACCCCGTGCTGGAGTCCCTCCTGCCCGACATGCAGCACCACGTGCCCCAGCAGCACCCCATGCACCCCTACCCCGGGTACCCGCACCCGGgcttggaggaggaggacatgGGCATGGAGGAGGACGACGACTCCTCCCTGGCTCCCCTGGAGAGCCAGCCCATCACCTTCACCCCGGAGGAGATGGAGAAGTACAGCAAGCTTCAGCAGGCCGCCCAGCAGCAcatccagcagcagctgctggccaAGCAGGTCAAGAGCTTCCCGTCCGCGGCGGCCGCAGCCGCGGCGGCGCTCCCCGCCAACCTCGCTCCGgcaccgccccctcccaccctgcagCAAATCCACATCCAGCAGCCGACCGCCTCCCCTTCCGCCACCTCCATCACCACCGTGCAGCACGCCCTCCTGCAGCACCACGCCGCCACCGCGGCCGCCATCGGCATCCACCCCCACGCGCAGCACCCGCACGCTCACCAGCTGGCCCAGGTGCACCACATCCCCCAGCACCACCTCACCCCCATCTCCCTTTCGCCGCTGGGCCACTCGCTGGGCCACTCCCTGGGCCACTCGCTCATTCCCGCTCACCACACCGCCTTCCTCTCTGGACAGCCCATCCACATCATCCCTGCCTCCGCCCTCCACCACACCCCGCTGGCCCTGCACCACGTCCCGCACGCTGCCCTCTACCCCACTCTCTTTGCGCCCCGGCCCAatgccgccgctgccgccgccgctctGCACTTGCACCCCCTGCTGCACCCCATTTTCTCGGGACAGgacctccagcacccccccaacCACGGCTCCTGA